A DNA window from Nitrospinota bacterium contains the following coding sequences:
- a CDS encoding helix-turn-helix transcriptional regulator: protein MAGKNNRARLRAAVKKSGMTNKAVAAYLGVSPRTLRAWLADPADVSARPCPLMAALAMEAAEKLGDGNVSEGIRLALKGVK, encoded by the coding sequence GTGGCGGGAAAAAATAATCGCGCCCGGCTCCGGGCGGCGGTGAAAAAATCCGGGATGACCAATAAGGCGGTGGCGGCGTATCTTGGCGTGTCGCCGCGGACTCTGCGGGCATGGCTCGCCGATCCCGCGGATGTGTCCGCCCGCCCCTGCCCGCTGATGGCCGCGCTGGCGATGGAGGCGGCGGAAAAACTGGGGGATGGAAACGTCAGCGAGGGAATCCGGTTGGCGCTGAAAGGTGTAAAATAA
- a CDS encoding LexA family transcriptional regulator, translating to MGIRIKNLREYCALTQKEFAAKLGVAQTVISRYERGTIAPHLDTVFLMVNSSGLKPSGRYINWLLSGENVFNNHQCETLEELISYDGSPVVAEKPAGANSPDFIKIPLHGVFASLGPGAIVDEEHIIGWRAFSREWLSAERLDAKNLACIEARGDSMDPAIKDRDTLLVDTSISAVADDAIYILQKDGTLVAKRLQKLYDGSILVKSENPIYSTETVPREAAADTLRIVGRVVALMRRI from the coding sequence ATGGGTATAAGAATTAAGAATTTGCGCGAATATTGTGCCCTCACTCAAAAAGAATTCGCCGCAAAACTTGGGGTGGCGCAAACAGTCATCTCTCGATACGAGCGCGGAACGATAGCTCCCCACCTGGACACCGTATTTCTGATGGTCAATTCATCCGGGTTGAAACCAAGTGGGCGATACATCAACTGGCTGCTTTCCGGTGAAAATGTATTTAACAATCACCAATGCGAAACGCTGGAGGAATTGATTTCATATGATGGTTCCCCGGTGGTCGCCGAAAAGCCCGCTGGTGCGAATTCGCCAGACTTTATAAAAATCCCCTTGCATGGCGTCTTCGCTTCCCTCGGTCCCGGTGCCATCGTGGATGAGGAACATATAATCGGCTGGCGCGCTTTTTCCCGCGAATGGCTTTCGGCGGAGCGGCTGGACGCTAAAAATCTCGCATGTATCGAGGCGCGGGGGGACAGCATGGACCCGGCGATAAAGGACCGGGACACGCTTTTGGTGGACACGTCCATCTCCGCCGTGGCCGATGATGCGATCTATATTTTGCAAAAGGACGGAACTCTGGTGGCCAAGCGGTTGCAAAAATTATATGACGGCAGTATATTGGTCAAATCGGAGAACCCGATATACAGCACGGAAACAGTTCCGCGCGAAGCGGCGGCGGACACCCTGCGGATCGTTGGCCGCGTGGTGGCGCTTATGAGGAGGATTTGA